CTCACCGACATCGAAGCTGGTTTGATAGACTGTGTCATCGTGTACAAGGTTGACCGTCTCAGCCGTTCCTTACTCGACTTCGCCCGTATGATGGAGATATTCGACCGTAAGGGCATCTCGTTCGTGTCTGTGACACAGCAGTTTAATACGACGCATTCCATGGGGCGGTTAACGCTCAACATCTTGTTGTCCTTTGCCCAGTTTGAACGCGAAATCATTAGTGAGCGCACTCGCGATAAGATCGCCGCCACCCGGCGTAAAGGCAAATGGTCAGGTGGCAGACCCATTCTGGGTTACTATGCCGACCCGGTGACCAACAAACTCATTATCAATCACGATGAAGCACCACGGGTACGGGCTATTTTCAGGCTTTACGCCGAGCATGGGTCTCTATTACCCGTTGTCCAGGAACTGAACCAGCGTGG
This portion of the Planctomycetia bacterium genome encodes:
- a CDS encoding recombinase family protein — encoded protein: MNKAPKCIRCAIYTRKSTEEGLQQEFNSLDAQRESAEAFIKSQAHEGWLCLPAKYDDGGFTGGNMERPALRQLLTDIEAGLIDCVIVYKVDRLSRSLLDFARMMEIFDRKGISFVSVTQQFNTTHSMGRLTLNILLSFAQFEREIISERTRDKIAATRRKGKWSGGRPILGYYADPVTNKLIINHDEAPRVRAIFRLYAEHGSLLPVVQELNQRGWRNKLYTTRKGIAKGGMEFTRTSLWNLLTNPLYFGQVRHKDNVY